Proteins from one Desulfovermiculus halophilus DSM 18834 genomic window:
- a CDS encoding 4Fe-4S dicluster domain-containing protein yields the protein MTQTLQSAKGLRLIAHFDLCTGCEICQLVCSERLFGGFNPRLAALRIEHRRENLVHEPILCEQCHNPFCQNVCPVQAISLDEDTGARVIDPDTCIGCGLCASYCPRQVIVQDRESGKSVKCDLCNGDPLCVRACPTGALELIVQGGDHA from the coding sequence ATGACGCAGACGCTTCAATCAGCGAAAGGTTTGCGCCTGATCGCTCACTTCGATCTCTGCACCGGGTGCGAAATCTGCCAGCTGGTATGCTCCGAACGGCTCTTCGGAGGCTTCAATCCCAGACTGGCCGCCCTGCGCATCGAGCACAGGCGAGAAAATCTGGTCCACGAGCCCATCTTGTGCGAGCAGTGCCATAATCCGTTTTGCCAAAACGTCTGCCCGGTGCAGGCCATCAGCCTGGACGAGGACACCGGGGCCCGGGTCATCGATCCGGACACATGCATCGGCTGCGGGTTGTGCGCTTCCTATTGCCCGCGCCAAGTCATTGTCCAGGACAGGGAGAGCGGGAAGTCGGTCAAGTGCGATCTGTGCAACGGAGATCCATTGTGCGTGCGGGCCTGCCCCACCGGCGCTCTGGAGCTTATAGTGCAGGGAGGTGACCATGCCTAA